From Scatophagus argus isolate fScaArg1 chromosome 2, fScaArg1.pri, whole genome shotgun sequence, a single genomic window includes:
- the gde1 gene encoding glycerophosphodiester phosphodiesterase 1 codes for MLQIGDEGIIYSVVFVVVLLGTRSPLWTTALSASLYLFMVMFRFPQVPNNRAQQVLYPSKSATGSGKVSVVAHRGGGHDAPENTLAAIREASKNGATGVELDLEFSADGVPILMHDETVDRTTNGSGPLSQMRLSELGKLDAAAKHRLRDKFAGEKIPTLEEAVEECIKLQLTIYFDVKGHPDEAAATLQNLYKKHPVLYNSSIVCSFEPKVIYRMRQSDPEVVTALTHRPWSLSHLGDGTPRFSSLWKHNWLMLMDIVLDWAHHHILWKLCGISAFLIQKNFVSPDYVHYWAQRGVEVVAWTVNTKVEKEYYQELLKVNYITDSLVEDCEPHY; via the exons ATGCTGCAGATAGGAGATGAAGGCATCATCTACTCCGTCGTATTCGTGGTGGTCCTGTTGGGGACCCGGAGCCCGCTGTGGACAACCGCGCTCAGTGCCTCCCTCTACCTCTTCATGGTCATGTTCCGGTTCCCCCAGGTACCAAACAACCGAGCCCAGCAGGTGCTGTACCCATCCAAGAGCGCGACAGGCTCCGGGAAGGTATCAGTGGTCGCTCACCGGGGCGGTGGGCACGACGCACCGGAAAACACACTGGCAGCCATACGGGAG GCCAGTAAGAATGGGGCAACAGGTGTGGAGCTGGACCTGGAGTTCTCAGCAGACGGTGTGCCGATCCTGATGCACGATGAGACTGTGGACCGGACCACCAACGGGTCGGGACCACTCAGCCAGATGAGACTGTCTGAGTTGGGTAAACTGGATGCAGCTGCCAAACATCGACTCAG AGACAAGTTTGCCGGAGAGAAGATCCCAACTCTGGAGGAGGCAGTGGAGGAATGCATCAAGCTGCAGCTCACCATCTACTTTGACGTCAAAGGTCATCCAGATGAG GCAGCTGCAACCCTTCAGAACCTTTATAAAAAACATCCAGTCCTCTACAACAGCAGCATCGTGTGCTCCTTCGAGCCCAAAGTCATCTACAGG ATGAGACAGAGTGACCCAGAAGTGGTCACAGCGTTGACCCACCGACCGTGGAGCCTGAGTCATTTAGGAGATGGTACCCCACGTTTCTCATCGCTATGGAAGCACAACTGGTTAATGCTAATGGACATCGTGCTGGACTGGGCGCACCATCACATACTGTGGAAGCTCTGCGGCATCTCAGCCTTCCTCATACAGAAAAACTTTGTCTCACC ggATTACGTCCACTATTGGGCCCagagaggggtggaggtggtAGCCTGGACAGTCAACACCAAAGTGGAGAAAGAATATTACCAGGAGCTGCTGAAAGTCAACTACATCACAGACAGCCTCGTGGAAGACTGTGAACCCCACTACTGA
- the tmem186 gene encoding transmembrane protein 186 — MNRSVLLHRLTSRVLSCTRGSCLLTGWIPCGVQPHSPGHTLIQQSSTGPLIPNFTAFVRYSDLSTKKYTMIYTLPYIKALRAVSRIKLLQTAITVVVLPPVFFLYLQGDVPFFLVSYTTGIALFAGVMLYTASHFFRRVVGMMYLDQSQTILKVSHLTFWGRRHDIYLPVSDVMTIADTGDSANEVIMKLQRYSSPQTMYFSTHFGRVVDKQGFQKVFGSLN, encoded by the exons ATG AACAGGTCAGTGCTTCTGCACAGGTTAACCTCCCGCGTCCTGTCCTGTACCAGAGGATCATGTCTGCTCACGGGTTGGATACCTTGTGGGGTGCAGCCTCATTCACCGGGTCACACACTCATCCAGCAGAGTTCCACTGGACCTCTTATACCTAATTTCACAGCCTTTGTGAGGTACTCAGACTTGTCCACAAAGAAGTACACTATGATTTACACTCTGCCATACATTAAAGCCCTCAGAGCTGTGTCCAGGATCAAACTGCTCCAAACTGCCATCACAGTGGTCGTCTTGCCCCCAGTGTTCTTTCTCTACCTCCAAGGAGACGTCCCCTTCTTTCTTGTCAGCTACACGACAGGAATAGCACTGTTCGCTGGTGTCATGCTGTACACTGCCAGTCACTTCTTCAGAAGGGTTGTGGGGATGATGTACCTAGACCAGTCCCAGACCATACTCAAAGTATCACACCTCACCTTCTGGGGTAGGCGCCATGACATCTACCTGCCTGTGTCAGATGTTATGACCATCGCGGATACAGGGGACTCCGCAAACGAGGTGATAATGAAACTACAGAGATACAGCAGTCCACAGACAATGTATTTCTCCACACATTTTGGACGGGTGGTGGACAAACAGGGTTTTCAGAAGGTGTTTGGaagtttaaattaa
- the hmox2a gene encoding heme oxygenase 2a has protein sequence METKVTSEPRPNGLPNGGAGIVVDDDDEVLSPTDLSEMLAEGTKESHDRAENCQFVKDFLRGRIKKELFKRGTAALYFVYSAMEEEIEKNRDHPYIAPIYFPSELHRREALARDLEYFYGENWKSQINLTAGTKPYVDRIHKVGEDDPVLLVAHCYTRYMGDLSGGQILKKVAQRALKLPLTGEGLNFYQFEGIHSHKGFKQLYRSRMNELELNAETKQRIVDESNRAFGFNMMVFTELEEIGKTFKEEVQDAGFGHSHAEIMEGGDINKCPYYAAKMAASGNLTHGYHLAAMLLRHPPCQVALAAWVAVLAGFTAWYLM, from the exons ATGGAAACCAAGGTGACATCAGAGCCCAGGCCCAATGGTCTCCCAAATGGAGGGGCAGGGATTGTTGTGGATGATGATGACGAAGTCCTTAG CCCAACTGACCTGTCTGAGATGTTAGCCGAGGGGACCAAGGAGTCCCATGACAGAGCAGAGAACTGCCAGTTTGTTAAAGATTTCCTCAGAGGTCGCATCAAAAAGGAGCTGTTTAAG AGAGGTACAGCAGCTCTATACTTTGTTTATTCAGCCATGGAGGAGGAGATTGAGAAGAACAGAGACCACCCTTACATCGCCCCAATTTATTTCCCCTCAGAGCTGCACCGACGAGAAGCTCTTGCTCGGGACCTTGAGTATTTCTATGGAGAGAACTGGAAGAGCCAG ATCAACCTCACTGCAGGCACCAAGCCTTATGTGGACCGCATCCACAAGGTGGGAGAAGATGACCCGGTGCTGCTGGTGGCCCACTGCTACACACGCTATATGGGTGACCTTTCAGGTGGACAGATCCTCAAGAAAGTGGCCCAGAGGGCATTGAAGCTTCCCCTGACAGGCGAAGGTCTCAACTTCTACCAGTTTGAGGGTATCCACAGTCACAAGGGCTTCAAGCAGCTTTACCGAAGCAGGATGAATGAGCTGGAGTTGAACGCTGAGACCAAACAGAGGATTGTGGATGAGTCCAACCGGGCCTTCGGATTTAACATGATG GTGTTCACAGAGCTTGAAGAGATTGGAAAGACCTTCAAAGAAGAAGTCCAAGATGCAGGTTTTGGGCACAGTCATGCAGAGATCATGGAGGGAGGTGATATCAACAAGTGCCCCTACTATGCTGCAAAAATGG CTGCCAGTGGGAATCTCACCCACGGATATCACTTAGCCGCGATGCTTCTCAGACATCCACCCTGTCAGGTGGCTCTGGCTGCCTGGGTGGCCGTCCTTGCTGGCTTTACTGCCTGGTATCTCATGTGA